One stretch of Schizosaccharomyces pombe strain 972h- genome assembly, chromosome: III DNA includes these proteins:
- the put1 gene encoding proline dehydrogenase — protein sequence MRAFRLASGVLRNRKVILGIGAGSLITAGNIKIRNDSKFDAFFAKGFPDELQHRSLFSVLRSAFVYEICSRAWLVKLSLGAMSLCDVFHLSFLYNPFCRYTFYKHFCGGETPQAVMATMDTLQAAGITSCLNYSREVDLDGDMDVNKIASQGVVPPQVPVPSEKNQKVLRQIADKAFESNMHIIDMATYKPGTVCAVKLTPFINPLVLQRYNSILNQYPVESACNYLEHLKSPELSTYEVSELKKFWEYADKLCQFAKEKQIPLFIDAEQTYFQDCMHAVTVDLMRKYNKEVAIVHNTYQLYLKKSRKIMDDHIKKCVAEGWLMGAKLVRGAYLNSEPRFLIHDTKAETDKDFDSAVEAIIAAAAKFAPGDPASASDPIASRKGKWGIMVASHNKKTMFESVNLAETKKVDFTKTSFYLAQLLGMADDITYALAYSQRNQQPNFCIVKYVSCGPISEVLPYLVRRARENIDALDRCKEERAYYRQALRRRIF from the coding sequence ATGCGTGCCTTTCGCCTTGCTTCCGGTGTTTTGAGAAATCGAAAAGTCATTTTAGGTATTGGTGCTGGTTCGTTAATAACAGCTGGCAATATTAAGATTCGCAATGACAGCAAATTCGATGCGTTTTTTGCCAAAGGATTTCCTGATGAATTGCAGCACCGTTCTCTCTTCAGCGTCCTCCGTAGTGCCTTTGTCTATGAAATTTGTTCTCGAGCTTGGCTAGTGAAGCTATCGCTAGGTGCGATGAGTTTATGCGACGTCTTCCATCtatcatttttatacaatCCGTTTTGCCGCTATACATTTTACAAACATTTCTGTGGTGGCGAGACGCCTCAGGCTGTCATGGCTACGATGGATACGTTGCAAGCAGCAGGTATTACCTCTTGTTTGAATTACTCTCGTGAAGTTGACTTGGACGGCGATATGGATGTAAATAAGATCGCTTCTCAAGGGGTAGTACCTCCTCAGGTTCCTGTTCCTTCTGAGAAGAACCAGAAAGTGTTACGACAAATTGCGGACAAGGCTTTTGAATCAAACATGCACATCATTGATATGGCAACCTATAAGCCTGGAACTGTTTGCGCTGTTAAGCTTACCCCATTCATTAATCCTCTGGTTTTACAACGATACAACTCCATTTTGAACCAGTATCCGGTAGAATCAGCGTGTAACTATTTGGAGCATCTGAAGTCTCCTGAATTATCAACTTATGAAGTTAGcgaattaaagaaattttggGAGTATGCCGACAAACTGTGTCAATTTGCAAAAGAGAAACAAATCCCACTCTTTATTGATGCTGAGCAAACTTATTTCCAAGATTGCATGCATGCCGTCACAGTTGACTTAATGAGAAAATACAATAAGGAGGTTGCAATCGTTCATAATACTTATCAGTtgtatttgaagaaatctAGAAAAATTATGGACGACCACATCAAGAAATGTGTTGCTGAGGGCTGGCTAATGGGCGCAAAACTCGTTCGTGGTGCTTATTTGAACTCGGAACCAAGATTCTTAATTCACGACACAAAAGCCGAGACAGACAAAGATTTTGATTCAGCTGTGGAAGCTATAATTGCCGCAGCTGCCAAATTTGCTCCAGGTGACCCTGCCTCTGCTTCTGACCCGATTGCCTCTCGTAAAGGAAAATGGGGAATTATGGTTGCTAGTCAcaataagaaaacaatgTTTGAATCGGTGAATTTGGCagaaaccaaaaaagtTGACTTTACGAAAACCTCTTTCTATTTGGCTCAATTGTTGGGTATGGCTGATGATATTACCTATGCTTTGGCTTATTCTCAGCGCAATCAACAGCCCAATTTTTGCATTGTAAAATATGTTTCTTGTGGACCTATCAGTGAAGTCCTTCCTTACTTAGTACGCAGGGCACGTGAGAATATTGATGCTCTTGATAGATGTAAAGAGGAACGAGCCTACTACCGACAAGCTCTTCGTCGTCGTATATTTTAA
- the inh1 gene encoding ATPase inhibitor, whose translation MYKYCFRKPACISYRGIRFMSKASDTDPTLANASSAKRSAFESREKAKEDFFVHQHEIEQLRKLKESLKLHREELDELESRVDKKMKSNE comes from the coding sequence ATGTACAAGTATTGTTTCAGGAAACCAGCTTGCATTTCATATCGTGGTATTCGTTTCATGTCGAAGGCTAGCGATACCGATCCAACATTGGCAAACGCCTCTTCAGCCAAGCGAAGCGCATTTGAATCCCGTGAAAAGGCTAAAgaggatttttttgttcatcaACATGAAATTGAGCAACTTCGAAAATTGAAGGAAAGCCTCAAACTTCATCGTGAAGAACTTGATGAATTGGAATCCCGCGTTGataagaaaatgaagagtAATGAATAA
- the nnk1 gene encoding serine/threonine protein kinase Nnk1 — MPSDKPVFDIGSQAPERSDSESPSSRSIGSGTPAPVRKGLSKFKNSFLSRKNSSQIKSPSDYKSSAHEQRVNHTTDSMAHVPGNNSPLQTPQKSPPRQKHTAPATPIPVSASRHHKPHHSGLKNLLEKAMHPGHKSNANSPTSESPSKGFGSFINNHILHKNTSSHPSSPVNGKSSDIHKSQSYQHLKNSPPNSRTARKPVPRRANSASHNLGSTKSPNGNAKESLSRSAELPSKAKPMEINNGYRKKPSPLSPNSSIRNREGGNGSYFDGPLTASPTPSSPTGTPNSMSKSPSLSSLASTGASYRPGPSKPLVSRVRDNYANTSYESWPHSTEFDMFTYAVSGSLKLTPQGTGFDCINPANPFSPGYSGKSSMKSDDNVGSSANTAPNSPTSANSSEGNQGNGPTTYPIKPPTNISEIPRKLKSGFIPPYAKRVVPRLSAKYKLVDETKDMGSGATAVIRIVTLKNPKENEKNLRFAVKAYRRKADDETDGQYIAKLASEWLVQCRMEHPNVVKSYDLCIDSHIFPLYSDTWCAVMDFCPRGDLLSLIEDRHDRLGKKDFECMIKQILRGLNYIHSQGIAHRDIKPENILISEYGVLRITDFGACDVLCNPGDDITAVESKSMGIFGSDPYMAPEILTPGSYNAFFADMWSTAIVLHCLYFRTYPFRKASQNDQLYAKYCKAWREYNLICDVQNIRISKTLPYFKPVNDLPMHMQRLFFCLANPTAEQRITAQEALNLPFVQEIECCSVDDCTCTHDAPEECLEWANPPVQKLSTPHNHL; from the coding sequence ATGCCTTCAGATAAACCCGTTTTCGACATTGGATCACAAGCTCCTGAAAGATCGGACAGTGAGTCTCCTTCAAGTCGCTCTATTGGCTCCGGGACTCCTGCTCCTGTTCGCAAAGGGCTTTCCAAGTTCAAAAACAGCTTTCTTAGTAGAAAAAATTCTAGTCAAATTAAGTCACCCTCCGATTACAAATCTTCGGCTCATGAGCAACGTGTAAATCACACTACTGACTCGATGGCCCATGTACCTGGAAATAACTCTCCTCTTCAGACCCCACAGAAATCCCCCCCTAGGCAGAAGCACACAGCTCCCGCTACTCCAATCCCTGTATCTGCTTCGCGTCATCATAAACCTCATCATTCTGGCCTTAAAAATCTCTTAGAAAAGGCTATGCATCCTGGTCATAAAAGCAATGCTAATTCCCCCACTTCCGAGAGTCCCTCCAAGGGGTTCGGctcttttattaataatcaCATTCTTCATAAGAATACTTCCTCCCACCCTTCCTCTCCAGTAAATGGAAAATCTTCGGATATCCATAAGAGTCAATCCTATCaacatttgaaaaactCTCCTCCAAATTCTAGAACTGCTAGAAAACCAGTCCCTAGGCGTGCCAATTCGGCTTCTCACAATTTGGGATCAACCAAGTCTCCCAATGGTAATGCCAAGGAATCACTTTCTCGATCGGCAGAACTTCCTTCAAAGGCTAAACCAATGGAAATTAATAATGGTTACAGAAAGAAGCCCTCTCCCCTTAGCCCGAATAGTTCTATTCGAAATCGAGAAGGCGGTAATGGAAGCTATTTCGACGGTCCATTGACCGCATCTCCGACTCCATCCTCCCCTACTGGCACTCCTAACAGCATGTCCAAGAGCCCATCTCTGTCGTCTTTAGCCTCTACTGGAGCTTCCTACCGTCCTGGCCCTTCTAAACCATTAGTATCGCGTGTTCGCGACAATTATGCCAATACATCTTACGAGAGTTGGCCTCATTCTACCGAGTTTGATATGTTTACCTATGCTGTTAGTGGTAGTTTAAAGCTCACACCTCAAGGTACTGGCTTTGATTGTATTAACCCTGCAAATCCATTTAGCCCAGGCTATAGTGGAAAGTCATCCATGAAGTCTGATGATAATGTTGGATCTTCGGCTAATACAGCTCCAAATAGTCCGACGTCAGCCAATTCTTCTGAAGGCAACCAAGGCAATGGGCCTACTACTTATCCTATAAAACCTCCGACCAATATTTCTGAAATCCCCCGTAAGCTGAAGTCAGGATTTATTCCACCATATGCAAAACGCGTTGTTCCTCGATTGAGCGCAAAATACAAATTGGTTGATGAGACCAAGGATATGGGTAGTGGTGCTACGGCTGTGATTCGCATCGTGACTCTTAAGAATCCcaaagaaaatgagaagAACCTTCGCTTTGCAGTCAAAGCCTATCGTCGTAAGGCTGATGACGAAACTGATGGTCAGTATATTGCTAAACTTGCCTCAGAATGGTTGGTTCAATGCAGAATGGAGCATCCTAATGTTGTTAAATCGTATGATTTGTGCATTGATTCTCATATCTTTCCTCTTTATAGTGACACGTGGTGCGCTGTTATGGACTTTTGTCCCAGAGGGGATCTGCTAAGTTTAATCGAAGATCGACACGATCGTCTTGGCAAAAAAGATTTCGAGTGTATGATTAAGCAGATTCTTCGTGGTCTCAACTACATCCATTCCCAAGGTATTGCGCATCGCGATATTAAACCTGAGAACATTTTGATTTCTGAGTATGGTGTTTTAAGAATTACTGATTTTGGCGCTTGTGATGTTTTGTGCAATCCCGGCGATGATATTACTGCTGTGGAATCAAAGAGTATGGGTATTTTTGGTAGTGACCCCTACATGGCTCCTGAAATTTTGACACCAGGCTCTTACAATGCCTTTTTTGCTGATATGTGGTCTACCGCTATCGTTTTACATTGTCTATATTTTCGCACATACCCTTTCCGCAAAGCTTCTCAGAACGACCAGTTGTACGCTAAATACTGTAAAGCTTGGAGAGAGTACAATCTCATTTGCGATGTCCAAAATATTCGTATATCAAAGACTTTGCCATATTTTAAACCAGTCAATGACCTTCCGATGCATATGCAGCGGTTGTTTTTCTGTTTGGCAAATCCCACTGCCGAACAAAGAATTACTGCCCAAGAAGCTTTAAATCTTCCCTTTGTCCAAGAAATTGAATGCTGTTCTGTCGATGATTGTACATGCACTCATGATGCTCCAGAGGAGTGCCTTGAATGGGCAAATCCTCCTGTTCAGAAGTTATCTACGCCACACAATCACTTGTGA
- a CDS encoding uncharacterized protein (Schizosaccharomyces pombe specific protein) → MKQNNKKPLPSKTKEISLETDWIDVIETMRETNESPKSQNPSEEATTVNELSCEAKPKLLFTPTKSSLSIGNFPYKEFDPVLKFPGIHYTYSRERLWGTCVILSTLFWSYYVLSNSELLEFEASEYSLLFILIIALDALLTVSLFGLFHHLMFLTTNYSYTINSTLDISKGFFINVLSTMVQALVTVTIAFTKFVTIDFPIYVFSSLFLYHPLSRSRQLPTKMQLDGSGERKTDSSLVHQNPPN, encoded by the exons atgaaacaaaataacaaaaagCCATTACCATCAAAAACCAAAGAAATTTCGCTTGAAACAGATTGGATAGATGTAATTGAAACGATGAGAGAGACAAATGAGTCACCTAAATCTCAAAATCCTTCTGAAGAAGCAACTACTGTAAACGAACTATCTTGTGAAGCCAAACCCAAGCTCTTGTTCACTCCTACAAAGTCCTCCCTATCAATTGGTAATTTTCCTTACAAAGAATTTGATCCAGTACTTAAATTTCCTGGTATTCACTATACTTACAGTCGTGAACGACTATGGGGCACTTGTGTTATCTTATCAACGTTATTCTGGTCATACTATGTACTTTCAAATTCTGAATTACTTGAATTCGAAGCTTCAGAATATTCCctactttttattttgattatAGCATTGGACGCATTGCTTACagtttctttgtttg GTTTATTTCATCATTTAATGTTCCTGACAACCAACTATTCATATACCATTAATTCTACGCTAGATATTTCTAAGGGCTTCTTCATCAATGTTTTGAGCACTATGGTTCAAGCACTTGTGACGGTAACAATTGCTTTCACTAAGTTTGTTACCATTGACTTCCCAATTT ACGTTTTCTCTTCTCTGTTCTTATATCATCCACTATCTCGCTCACGCCAACTTCCAACTAAAATGCAGTTGGACGGATCGGGTGAACGAAAAACCGATTCTTCGTTAGTGCATCAAAATCCTCCGAATTAG
- the ecl1 gene encoding extender of chronological lifespan protein Ecl1, giving the protein MDLDFCTVCGATTQDGSLYCSSECHLLDFTKLDTQTTSNISVSSEYQFLVSEHLAHFHRKSMTSADFPTPRFSAYTKLHA; this is encoded by the coding sequence ATGGATTTGGATTTTTGCACAGTGTGTGGAGCCACCACTCAGGATGGCAGTTTGTACTGCTCTTCTGAATGCCATCTTTTGGATTTCACCAAGTTGGACACTCAAACCACATCTAATATCTCTGTATCCTCCGAATATCAATTTCTCGTCTCAGAACATCTAGCTCATTTCCATCGCAAATCAATGACTTCCGCCGATTTCCCTACACCACGGTTCAGTGCTTACACAAAACTACATGCGTAG
- the adn3 gene encoding transcription factor Adn3, giving the protein MADFMDIEPSSHSAKASQYESSAPASSSLGNSHPNESLDYYIYDYFVKHNFEEAAQAFLRESKIQIPKSSSSTAFSPSNNNAPSPFPPKNSSLASPSKISESISGDRLYNHMSSAPSPNKKEETNVVHANEDISLDKRQSFGSSSLPPSEVSINVPEGFLVEWFNIFWDVFSARVSRVNSTPIQLYDPSTQRQMARPMSNLQASQPVPSSTFSRSAVVPNPSLPLNPSVLQGQVMNNPTIPKGTPSTSIEGAKTSIPPSHAMQNPHNSFPASADRLQKNHPVQSSNFNPYTPAPSITVPPNYIPNTAMMGPSYSSFGDTDPRTYPAGMGPNPTAARNGFYPPTPAQIHQLKAQQQHLQRQSKQMSEPAPINMKSNKDQQLQYVDFRGVGSGADLQKQQWNKSTSAEGLQPNGLVMRNFGDVRHQKLPTSSPPSQHPPVGQIPSQYLPYQAGLKVPGNTPIPVKQVGGMPLQSPLPVSMKPSADDHSRATPTRSVEAPTLPSYAPRHPTQANGSRYMNPSTSRMTPQSPYMQNYYRPHAQMQDQNNMMSYMLSQQKAMEIAKSREMAIQRNTQTLSSGNQPPQQSGPNPNEFSMSMDPANMQQGNHALSDYHMQLMLLEEQNKKRLMMARQEQGTGSLSPQSYMNSRYSVDVGKEHMSMIPNQTAPMIQPNVPVSANSPAQANTPAADSTKSGTIQPTNRNGEGLSYSPHQQFSPSAPQAEKLSRSMSPFVSQQQQLNQPVSNKPDGLTQNKEVTGMPLNKEELTNPAFPQSRTSWMMPQSFDTSSLNAPGAKDSSSFSSLHAQPGKSGIATMGVADNTIRTTERSTFSEIMKDSPSAHASPGAKTSPNASRAPEPTGGTNSISQDTTQSLQMQSNSVNSSSMVDASKSKEKSGGDTSALDSNAKNEPTAAKPISKLEDDALFNDSAGNAFGFSSKTDSNVEMLNDFDFESFLNDAGADSASVYY; this is encoded by the coding sequence atgGCTGATTTCATGGACATAGAGCCATCCTCTCATTCTGCAAAAGCTTCTCAATACGAATCCTCGGCTCCTGCGTCTTCTTCACTGGGTAATTCGCATCCAAACGAGTCTCTGGATTATTATATATACGACTATTTTGTTAAGCACAACTTTGAGGAAGCCGCACAGGCTTTTTTACGAGAgtcaaaaattcaaattccaaaatcttcttcatctacTGCCTTTTCACCTTCCAACAATAACGCACCTTCACCTTTCCCCCCAAAGAATTCATCTTTAGCCTCTCCTAGCAAAATTTCTGAATCGATTTCTGGTGATCGACTTTACAACCACATGTCATCAGCTCCGTCTCCCAacaaaaaggaagaaacCAATGTCGTACATGCTAACGAGGACATTTCATTAGATAAACGCCAGTCATTTGGATCATCATCCCTTCCCCCTTCTGAAGTTTCTATAAATGTTCCCGAAGGTTTCTTGGTGGAGTggtttaatattttttgggATGTATTTAGTGCGCGAGTAAGTCGTGTAAATAGCACGCCTATTCAATTATATGATCCTTCTACTCAAAGACAAATGGCCCGTCCCATGTCTAACCTCCAAGCATCTCAACCTGTTCCTTCCTCCACTTTTTCTCGTTCCGCTGTTGTCCCCAATCCTTCTCTTCCTTTAAATCCTTCTGTTTTACAGGGACAAGTGATGAATAACCCAACCATACCAAAGGGCACTCCTTCTACATCCATTGAAGGTGCAAAGACTTCTATCCCACCTTCTCATGCTATGCAAAATCCGCATAACTCTTTCCCTGCATCAGCAGATAGACTTCAAAAGAACCACCCTGTTCAATCTTCCAACTTTAACCCGTACACACCTGCACCTTCGATTACTGTCCCACCTAATTATATACCGAACACTGCAATGATGGGCCCTTcttattcttcttttggtGATACTGATCCTCGTACTTATCCTGCAGGAATGGGACCAAACCCTACTGCTGCTAGAAACGGCTTTTATCCTCCAACTCCGGCCCAGATACATCAATTAAAGGCTCAACAACAGCATCTCCAACGACAAAGCAAACAAATGTCGGAGCCTGCTCCTATTAACATGAAATCGAACAAAGATCAACAATTGCAGTACGTGGATTTTCGAGGTGTTGGTAGTGGCGCCGATCTTCAAAAACAGCAATGGAACAAATCTACTTCTGCTGAAGGTCTCCAGCCAAATGGATTGGTTATGAGGAATTTCGGGGACGTTCGCCATCAAAAGCTTCCTACCTCTTCACCTCCTTCGCAACATCCACCTGTAGGGCAGATTCCATCACAGTACCTTCCTTATCAGGCTGGGCTCAAAGTGCCAGGTAATACACCTATACCCGTTAAACAAGTAGGTGGTATGCCTTTACAATCACCATTACCTGTAAGTATGAAGCCTTCCGCAGATGACCATTCACGCGCTACTCCAACACGTTCTGTTGAAGCTCCCACTTTGCCGTCATACGCTCCTCGGCATCCTACTCAAGCAAATGGATCGAGGTATATGAACCCTTCTACTTCTCGGATGACACCTCAATCACCTTATATGCAGAATTACTACCGTCCTCATGCTCAAATGCAGGATCAAAACAACATGATGTCCTACATGTTAAGCCAGCAGAAAGCTATGGAGATTGCCAAATCTAGAGAAATGGCTATACAGCGTAATACTCAAACACTTAGCTCTGGTAATCAGCCACCTCAACAATCAGGACCTAATCCGAATGAATTTTCAATGTCAATGGATCCAGCTAATATGCAGCAAGGTAATCATGCTCTTAGCGACTATCATATGCAACTTATGCTTTTGGAGGAACAAAACAAGAAGCGTTTGATGATGGCACGACAAGAACAAGGAACTGGTTCACTATCTCCACAGTCCTATATGAATAGTCGCTATAGTGTGGATGTAGGTAAGGAGCATATGTCAATGATACCTAATCAAACTGCTCCTATGATTCAGCCAAACGTACCGGTTAGCGCAAATTCCCCAGCACAGGCCAATACTCCAGCTGCTGATTCAACTAAATCCGGGACTATCCAACCGACAAATCGAAATGGCGAGGGCTTATCATATTCGCCACATCAACAGTTCTCACCTTCTGCTCCACAAGCAGAAAAGTTAAGTCGCTCAATGTCACCTTTTGTTTCTCAGCAACAACAGCTCAATCAGCCTGTATCTAATAAACCAGATGGACTAActcaaaataaagaagtGACCGGAATGCCATTGAATAAGGAAGAATTGACAAATCCTGCATTTCCACAAAGTAGAACATCTTGGATGATGCCGCAGTCATTTGATACTAGCTCATTGAATGCACCTGGTGCGAAGGATTCTTCTTCGTTTTCTTCCTTACATGCGCAACCAGGAAAAAGTGGAATAGCTACAATGGGTGTCGCCGACAATACTATACGCACAACCGAACGATCGACTTTCTCTGAGATAATGAAAGATTCTCCCTCTGCACATGCTTCTCCAGGGGCAAAAACAAGCCCTAATGCATCTAGAGCTCCAGAACCGACAGGAGGAACTAATTCCATTTCACAAGATACTACTCAGTCTCTACAAATGCAATCTAACAGCGTTAATTCATCGTCTATGGTGGATGCCTCTAAAAGCAAAGAGAAAAGTGGCGGCGATACATCCGCTTTGGATTCAAATGCGAAGAATGAACCTACGGCGGCAAAGCCAATTTCTAAACTCGAAGATGATGCTTTGTTTAACGATAGTGCTGGAAATGCATTCGGCTTTTCTTCTAAAACCGACAGTAATGTTGAAATGTTAAATGATTTTGACTTTGAAAGTTTCCTAAATGATGCTGGTGCAGATTCGGCATCTGTTTATTATTAG